GGATGGATGATGTATGGTTCGCCCGATTTCCGAAATTGGTCGCGATGGGCGTGCTTGGCAAACTCATACGCCTTTTTCAAAAAGGCGACGTCTTGTTCCGACAAATAACAGCTCGCTCGTTCAAACACTTGCTCCGCTGTCAGCACTTGTTCATTGGCCATAGGGTTGAATCACCTTTTTAATCGATTAAAATTGAAGCTGCAAAGCACAGAGGTCCGTTGCGTTCATACGGTTAATAAGAAAGAGCACTCATGTGTGAGTGCCCCTTTTTTCTTTATTGTATCCGAAGATGCGAACAATGTCGACTGTTTAAAACTGCATCAGCGTCAAAATATCGTAGCCTTCCAATTTTTTGCGGCCGCCAAGCTCGGTAAGCTCAATCAAAAACGCCAATCCGGCCACCACTCCGCCGAGCTGTTCCACCAAATCGATCGTCGCCCGCATCGTCCCGCCCGTCGCCAGCAAGTCGTCGGTGATCAACACGCGCTGCCCTGGCTTAATGGCATCTTTATGCATCGTCAAGACATCTGTTCCATATTCCAGGCCATACTCCACACGGACGACTTCGCGCGGCAGCTTCCCTTCCTTGCGCACCGGCGCAAATCCGACGCCAAGCGCATAGGCGACTGGGCATCCGATGATAAAGCCGCGCGCTTCCGGACCAACGACGATATCGATTTGTTTTTCGCGCGCATATTGAACAATTTGGTCGGTCGCATATTTGTACGCCGGACCGTTGTCCATCAGCGTTGTAATATCTTTAAACATGATGCCCGGCTTCGGGAAATCGGGCACAATCGTAATGTATTGTTTTAAGTCCATGATACGTTTGCCTCCTCGTGCGTTTGCGAACGTGTCATTTCCGCCAAACAGCGTTTCAATTGCTCGTAAGTGGAATAGACTAACTGATGCTCCGCCTCGAGCTCGTCCCGCCGCCGGCGGTACGTCGGCGATTCGTGCAAATCGCGCTTCGCCGGCTGATGAACGAGCGAAATGACGCCGTTTTGTTCGCTGATAAAGTCAAGCTCTAAAAATACTTTCGCCATAAAATGAACCGTCTCTTCCGTCCAACCGCGGGCGCGGGCCAGCTCACCACCGCGCTTGGCGAGCGGAAACGAACGGTGTTGATGCAAAAAGGCGTAAAACCATTTAAAATGTTCGCGCGTCGGAAACGTGCGGAAAAATTGCGCCTCGGGCTGGGCAAACACCGCGTAAATGCGCGCCGGCCGCCCGCTGCCAAGAAGCGCCGACAGCAAGGCCAGCCGCGGCGGCACGTCAAGCAGCACGACATAGCGGTCGTCAATCGATAAGGCGCCCGCCTCTTCTTCGGTCGGCACGCAATGAAGCTCCCCGCGAAATGGCGCCACGTCCGGGCGCTGCCCAGTTTCACAG
Above is a window of Geobacillus thermoleovorans DNA encoding:
- a CDS encoding adenine phosphoribosyltransferase; translated protein: MDLKQYITIVPDFPKPGIMFKDITTLMDNGPAYKYATDQIVQYAREKQIDIVVGPEARGFIIGCPVAYALGVGFAPVRKEGKLPREVVRVEYGLEYGTDVLTMHKDAIKPGQRVLITDDLLATGGTMRATIDLVEQLGGVVAGLAFLIELTELGGRKKLEGYDILTLMQF